The following nucleotide sequence is from Bradyrhizobium roseum.
GAGGACAAGGCGAAGGCGCTTTCGCCGTTCTCGATCGCGCGGGTGATTTCCGCCGAACAGCATCCGAATGCGGATCGCCTGCGGGTATGCATGGTCGATACCGGCGACGGCGGCGCGCCGGTGCAGGTGGTGTGCGGGGCGCCGAATGCGCGCGCGGGGCTCGTCAGCGTGTTCTCGCCGCCCGGCACCTTCATTCCGGGAAAGAACATCACGCTCGGCGTCGGCACCATCCGCGGCGTCGAGAGCCGCGGCATGCTGTGCTCGGCGGCCGAGCTGCAGATTTCCGAGGACCATGACGGCATCATGGAGCTGCCGGCCGATGCGCCCATCGGCAAGGGCTATGCCGAATGGGCCGGGCTCGGCGATCCCGTGCTCGAAATCAACCTGACGCCGAACCGCCAGGACTGTACCGGCGTGCACGGCATCGCCCGCGATCTGTCCGCCGCCGACATGGGCAAGTTCAAAGACCCCGCCATCAAGCCGATCAAGGGTGAATTCCCCTGCCCGGTGAAGGTGACGGTGGAAGACGCGACGCTGTGTCCGGGCTTTGCGCTGCGGCTGGTGCGCGGCGTCAAGAACGGGCCCTCTCCCGAGTGGCTGCAGAAGCGGCTGACCTCGATCGGGCTGCGGCCGATCAATGCGCTGGTCGACATCACCAACTTCATGACCTACGACCGCGCCCGGCCGCTGCACGTGTTCGACGCCAGGAAGGTGAAGGGAGACCTCACCGTGCGCCGCGCCAAAGACGGCGAGACCCTGCTGGCGCTCGATGGCCGCACCTACACGCTGGACAGCAATATCTGCGTGATCGCCGATGACCACGGCGTCGAATCGCTGGCCGGCATCATGGGCGGCGAGACGTCCGGCTGCGACGAGAACACCACGGACGTGCTGATCGAATCGGCGCTGTGGAACGAGATCAATATCGCGCAGACCGGCCGCAAGCTCGGCATCAATTCAGACGCACGCTATCGCTTCGAACGCGGCGTTGATCCCGCCTTCATGGTGCCGGGACTCGAAATGGCGACCAGGCTCGTCATGGAACTCTGCGGCGGCACGGCGTCCGAGAACGTCGTCGTCGGCAACGCCTTTGGCGAGGACCGCATCATCGATTTCCCGCTGGCCGAGGTCAAAAGGTTGGCGGGCATCGACGTGCCGCTGCCGGAGATGCGGCGCATCCTCGGCCATCTCGGCTTCATGGTCGCCGGCAGCGGGCTCGTGGTGAAGGTTGCGGTGCCCTCGTGGCGCTCCGACGTGGACGGCAAGGCCGACATCGTCGAGGAAGTCGTGCGCATCGTCGGGGTCGACAAGGTGCCGATGACGCCGTTCGAGCGCGGCGACGACGCCCGCAAGCCTGTCCTGACCGCGATGCAGAACCGCACCCGCCGCGCCAAGCGCGCGCTGGCGGCGCGCGGCATGGTGGAGGCCGTGACATGGTCGTTCATTTCCAAGCCGCATGCCGAGTTGTTCGGCGGCGGCCAGGCCGAACTGGTGCTCGCCAATCCGATCGCTTCCGACCTCTCCGACATGCGGCCGAGCCTGTTGCCCGGCCTCGTCGCGGCGGCGCAGGCCAACGCCAACCGCGGCACTTCCGACGTGGCGCTGTTCGAGGTCGGCCAGATCTTCAGGGGCGACAAGCCCGAGAGCCAGTTCGTTGCCGCCGCCGGCGTGCGGCGCGGCTTTGCCTCCTCCAAAGGCATGGGCCGGCACTGGTCTGGTTCCGCCACCACGGATGCGCTCGACGCCAAAGCCGATGCGTTTGCCGTGCTCGCGGCATCCGGCGCGCCGATGCAGGCGCTGCAGATTGTGCCAGGCGGCGCCGGCTGGCTGCATCCGGGGCGCTCGGGCAAGATCCAGATCGGCCCGCAGAACGTGCTCGGCTATTTCGGCGAATTGCATCCGCGCACGCTGGAAGCGCTCGGTGCCGACGGCCCGCTGATCGCGTTCGAGGTCATCCTCGATCGCATTCCCGAAGCAAAGAAGAAGCCGACCCGCGCCAAACCGCTGCTCGACCTTTCCGCGTTCCAGCCGGTGTCACGCGATTTCGCCTTCACCGTCGACCGCGGCGTCAAGGCCGGCGATATCGTGCGAGCCGCGCAGGGCGTCGACAAGAAGCTGATCACTGACGTGACCGTGTTCGACGTCTACGAAGGCAAGGGCATCGATCCCGACAAGAAGTCGGTCGCGATTGCCGTGACGATCCAGCCCCGTGAAAAGACGCTGACGGACCAGGAGATCGACGCGGTGGCGGCAAAAATCGTGGCCGAGGTGACGAAGAAGACTGGCGGCATTCTGCGGGGATGAGCCTGCTCGGTCTCATCCCCTCACAAGTCAGCCTCAATGCGGCGATCGCGATCTGCGCGGTCGCCTTCATCTCCGGAACCGCCCGGGGATTTTCCGGGTTCGGGTCGGCTCTCATCTTCATGCCGCTCGCCAGTTCGATCGCTGATCCGAGGCTGGTCGCCGCGTTGCTGCTCATCATCGATTTCATTGCCGCCGCGCCGCTGCTGCCGGGCGCCTGGCAAAAGGCCGACCGCAAGGCGACCTCGATCATGGTGGCAGGCGCGTTGATCGGCGTGCCCATCGGCACCTATTTGCTCAGCCGCCTCGAACCGGTGACGACGCGCTGGATCATTTCCGGCTTCGTGTTTACGCTGTTACTGCTGCTGCTGTCGGGCTGGCGTTACCGCGGCAAGGATTACGCGGCGGTCTCGATCGGCATCGGCGGGTTGGCCGGGTTTTGCAGCGGGCTCGCCCAGACCGGTGGACCGCCGATCGTCGCTTACTGGCTCGGTCGTCCGCTGCCGTCCGTGATCGCCCGCGCCAACATCGTGCTGTTCTTCGGCGCGTCGGATTTCTTTTCCGGCGTGAGCTATGCAGCGGCCGGACTGATCACGATGGACGCGATCACGTTCGCCGTGGTAGTGGGCCCCGTCTACGGCATGGGCGTCTGGTTCGGCGCGTCGCTGTTCGGCAAAGCCAGCGAAGCTGTGTTCCGTGCGATTTGTTACGCGCTGATCGCGGCCGCCGTCATTTTCGGCCTCCCGGCGCTGGATAGCGTGCTGCGCTAGCGGGCGATACGTAAGATGAGTGGAGCGAAGCGAAACCCATCACGCCGCCGCGAGGGATCAGCCTTTCGGGCGTGCCATCAGTTGGTCTGAGATCCCGATCCACGCCGCCGCGCTTTTGCCGGCCGCGCCTCCGGCTCCGGATCCTTCAGCGCGCCGATCCGCCGCAGCGCCGCTTCGGCCGCGCGCTCGCCGCTATCCCACGCGCCGTCGATCGTTCCCCACAGTGTTTCGTGGGTGGCCTCGCCGGCGAGATAGATGCAGCCGAACGGCTCGGTCAGAACCTTTCGCTGGGATTGTCCACCGGGGCCTGCCGCAGACATCGCGCCGAGGGCGAACGGCGCCGCGTTCCAGCGCGTCGCGCTCGATTTCTTCACGGCAGAACCTGCCTCGCTGCCGTATAGTTTCGTCAGCCATTCCAAAGCGAACGCCACCATGGCCTTCTCGCCCTGCGCGGAAAGCTCGCGGCCGAACGCCCCCCCGACATCGAGCGTGCACAGCGTGGAGCCGCCGATATTGGCTGACATCAGCGCGGTCTTCGTCGAATTGCTCTGCTCAATGACGACGTCGTCGCGGGCAAGGCCCAATGGATTCCCCGCGATCTGCAGGGCGATCCGGTCGTAGCTGCCCAGACTCAGTTTTGCGGCCGCATCGAGCAAGCGCTTCGGAATGTCAGGCGCAAACTTGATATTGCCTGATGTCAGCACATTGCTCGACACGGTGACCACGGCGGCCCGCGCGGAGATTCTTCCGGCCGGCGTTTCCACACTGACGTCGCGGTTGCTCCAGATGATGCGGTTGGCCGGTGTCGACAGCGACAGCGGGACCTGCTCGCCTAGCTTTGCGATCAGCGTGCCCAGCCCCTGACGGCAGCCGATCGCGGTATTGCGGTCCTGCGCGCGCGACTTGTCGCCGACCGAGACGTCTTTCAGATCCTTGCCGGAAAAACTCGCACCGAGCACGAACTCCGCGGTATCCGCCCACACGCCGAGGTCCTTCGGCAGCACCGACGCGCAGGAGACGTCGAAACGGCGCGCGGCGTCGTCGATAGCGCGGTTGGCGCGCACCAGCGCGGCGAGAAATTCCTCGGTCTCGCCGGCGCGGGCGTTGCGACGACCAATGCGGATTTTCTGGCCCGAGGGCGCGGTGGTGATTTCGAGGCCGGCGGCGCGCGCCAACTTGATCATCGGGTTTGTTTCGGGATTGTGCATCCAGCGCGCGCCGCGATCGAACGGCACGTCGAAGGTCGAAACATCAGTCTGGCAGCGACCGCCGATCTGGTTCGCCGCCTCGACCACGATCACCTTGCGGTTCGCCGCCATGATGCGCCGCGCCGCAGCAATGCCCGCCGCACCGGCGCCAATCACAACAATGTCGGCTTCGCGCGGTAAGGGTGCGGCGCCGGCGCGCATTCCGCAGAATACCGGAGTAGCCGCCAGGCCTGCGGACGCCGACAGAAAAGTGCGGCGAGTCATTGTCATGTCATGGTTTCCGAGGCCTGAAAGAACCGAGAACAGCCAGCGAACTGTGCCGCATCTCACGGGACGCAGCAACACTCATGGTAAATC
It contains:
- the pheT gene encoding phenylalanine--tRNA ligase subunit beta, with the protein product MKFTLSWLKEHLDTDEPLEKLADKLTMIGLEVENIEDKAKALSPFSIARVISAEQHPNADRLRVCMVDTGDGGAPVQVVCGAPNARAGLVSVFSPPGTFIPGKNITLGVGTIRGVESRGMLCSAAELQISEDHDGIMELPADAPIGKGYAEWAGLGDPVLEINLTPNRQDCTGVHGIARDLSAADMGKFKDPAIKPIKGEFPCPVKVTVEDATLCPGFALRLVRGVKNGPSPEWLQKRLTSIGLRPINALVDITNFMTYDRARPLHVFDARKVKGDLTVRRAKDGETLLALDGRTYTLDSNICVIADDHGVESLAGIMGGETSGCDENTTDVLIESALWNEINIAQTGRKLGINSDARYRFERGVDPAFMVPGLEMATRLVMELCGGTASENVVVGNAFGEDRIIDFPLAEVKRLAGIDVPLPEMRRILGHLGFMVAGSGLVVKVAVPSWRSDVDGKADIVEEVVRIVGVDKVPMTPFERGDDARKPVLTAMQNRTRRAKRALAARGMVEAVTWSFISKPHAELFGGGQAELVLANPIASDLSDMRPSLLPGLVAAAQANANRGTSDVALFEVGQIFRGDKPESQFVAAAGVRRGFASSKGMGRHWSGSATTDALDAKADAFAVLAASGAPMQALQIVPGGAGWLHPGRSGKIQIGPQNVLGYFGELHPRTLEALGADGPLIAFEVILDRIPEAKKKPTRAKPLLDLSAFQPVSRDFAFTVDRGVKAGDIVRAAQGVDKKLITDVTVFDVYEGKGIDPDKKSVAIAVTIQPREKTLTDQEIDAVAAKIVAEVTKKTGGILRG
- a CDS encoding sulfite exporter TauE/SafE family protein, whose translation is MSLLGLIPSQVSLNAAIAICAVAFISGTARGFSGFGSALIFMPLASSIADPRLVAALLLIIDFIAAAPLLPGAWQKADRKATSIMVAGALIGVPIGTYLLSRLEPVTTRWIISGFVFTLLLLLLSGWRYRGKDYAAVSIGIGGLAGFCSGLAQTGGPPIVAYWLGRPLPSVIARANIVLFFGASDFFSGVSYAAAGLITMDAITFAVVVGPVYGMGVWFGASLFGKASEAVFRAICYALIAAAVIFGLPALDSVLR
- a CDS encoding flavin monoamine oxidase family protein, which translates into the protein MTMTRRTFLSASAGLAATPVFCGMRAGAAPLPREADIVVIGAGAAGIAAARRIMAANRKVIVVEAANQIGGRCQTDVSTFDVPFDRGARWMHNPETNPMIKLARAAGLEITTAPSGQKIRIGRRNARAGETEEFLAALVRANRAIDDAARRFDVSCASVLPKDLGVWADTAEFVLGASFSGKDLKDVSVGDKSRAQDRNTAIGCRQGLGTLIAKLGEQVPLSLSTPANRIIWSNRDVSVETPAGRISARAAVVTVSSNVLTSGNIKFAPDIPKRLLDAAAKLSLGSYDRIALQIAGNPLGLARDDVVIEQSNSTKTALMSANIGGSTLCTLDVGGAFGRELSAQGEKAMVAFALEWLTKLYGSEAGSAVKKSSATRWNAAPFALGAMSAAGPGGQSQRKVLTEPFGCIYLAGEATHETLWGTIDGAWDSGERAAEAALRRIGALKDPEPEARPAKARRRGSGSQTN